From a region of the Corvus moneduloides isolate bCorMon1 chromosome 27, bCorMon1.pri, whole genome shotgun sequence genome:
- the PRICKLE3 gene encoding prickle planar cell polarity protein 3, which translates to MFTRGSRRRRSERDAEDPDRGRPCRACQELCPGFQEHPWRKICQHCKCPRGEHVGGGVPPTLQRVLARLLPESHPPPGSEDSGCSAEEFAWAPPGLSPDQVSQYFSLLPPPLVPRLRSPGERHRLRELLRQLPPHDLEPQFCHDLDEAERRELKLFAQRRKRENLGQGSVRPLPLTSAGAVCQQCGGPVRGGALAVFAARAGLGLCWHPQCFQCHQCHQPLVDLVYFCPGGAGGRLLCGRHHGDTLRHRCPGCDELIFGGRWAEAGGRRWHLRHLRCLECEGPLDPQNLPGGGQPLCPPCRARGAHLCDTCGDPIDLQAPHVTHRGQHWHPLPGCFRCAPCGRPLLGRPFLPRGGQIFCSPRCAQGPPQTPRSAPQRRSWGGGPPAGAADPSVTTWQPLPSPADLSVTCC; encoded by the exons ATGTTCACCCGGGGGTCCCGGCGGCGGCGATCGGAGCGAGAC GCCGAGGACCCTGACCGAGGCCGGCCATGCCGGGCGTGCCAGGAACTCTGTCCCGGCTTCCAGGAGCACCCATGGAG gaagatctgccagcactgcaagtGCCCTCGGGGGGAGCACGTTGGAGGGGGGGTCCCCCCGACCCTACAGAGGGTCCTGGCCCGGCTGCTCCCCGAATCCCATCCGCCTCCCGGCTCCGAGGATTCGGGGTGTTCCGCTGAGGAGTTCGCCTGGGCCCCTCCCGGCCTCAGCCCTGACCAG GTCTCCCAGTACTTctcgctgctgccgccgccgtTGGTGCCGCGGCTCCGCAGCCCCGGGGAGCGGCACCGGCTGCGGGAGCTGCTCCGGCAGCTGCCCCCGCATGACCTGGAG CCCCAGTTTTGCCACGACCTGGACGAGGCCGAACGTCGGGAATTGAAACTTTTTGCCCAACGCCGGAAACGGGAAAATTTGGGCCAAGGGAGTGTCCGACCCCTCCCCCTCACCAGCGCCGGTGCCGTTTGCCAGCAG TGTGGGGGCCCGGTGCGGGGGGGGGCCCTGGCGGTGTTTGCGGCgcgggcggggctggggctgtgctggcacccCCAGTGcttccagtgccaccagtgccaccagccccTCGTGGACCTCGTGTACTTCtgccccggcggggccggggggcggctgCTCTGCGGGAGACACCACGGGGACACCCTCAGGCACCGCTGCCCGGGCTGTGACGAG CTGATTTTCGGGGGGCGCTGGGCCGAGGCCGGGGGGCGCCGGTGGCACCTGCGGCACCTGCGCTGCCTCGAGTGCGAGGGGCCCCTGGACCCCCAGAACCTGCCCGGGGGGgggcagcccctgtgccccccctgcCGCGCCCGCGGTGCCCACCTGTGCGACACCTGCGGGGACCCCATCG acCTGCAGGCGCCCCACGTCACCCACAGGGGGCAGCACTGGCACCCCCTCCCCGGCTGCTTCCGCTGCGCCCCCTGCGGGCGCCCCCTGCTGGGCCGCCCCTTCCTGCCCCGGGGGGGGCAAATCTTCTGCTCCCCCCGCTGCGCTCAGGggcccccccagaccccccgCAGCGCCCCCCAGCGGCGCTCCTGGGGCGGGGGACCCCCGGCAG GAGCCGCTGACCCCTCTGTGACCacctggcagcccctgccctcccctgctgACCTCTCTGTGACCTGCTGCTGA
- the PQBP1 gene encoding polyglutamine-binding protein 1 codes for MPLPVALQSRLAKRGLLKHVEPEPEEEIIAEDYDDAHVDYEASRLEGLIPPWYKVIDPTCGLPYYWNVETDLVSWLSPNDPNSVITKPAKRLKGNPEPEEPPERGHEKEEPPRERRFHRREELAPYPKSKKGGRKDEELDPMDPSAYSDAPRGTWSTGLPKRNEAKTGADTTAAGPLFQQRPYPSPGAVLRANAEASRGKD; via the exons ATGCCGCTGCCCGTGGCCCTCCAGTCCCGCCTGGCCAAGCGGGGGCTGCTCAAGCACGTGGAGCCCG AGCCCGAGGAGGAGATCATCGCTGAGGATTACGACGACGCCCACGTGGATTACGAGGCCTCGAGGCTCGAGGGGCTGATCCCACCCTGGTACAAAGTCATCGACCCCACCTG CGGGCTGCCCTACTACTGGAACGTGGAGACTGACCTGGTGTCGTGGCTGTCCCCCAACGACCCCAACTCCGTCATCACCAAACCCGCCAAGAGGCTCAAGGGTAACCCGG AGCCTGAGGAACCCCCCGAGAGGGGCCACGAGAAGGAGGAGCCGCCGCGGGAGCGCCGCTTCCACCGGCGCGAGGAGCTGGCGCCGTACCCCAAGAGCAAGAAAG GCGGCCGCAAGGACGAGGAGCTGGACCCCATGGACCCCAGCGCTTACTCGGACGCGCCCCG GGGGACGTGGTCCACGGGGCTGCCCAAACGCAACGAGGCCAAGACCGGAGCGGACACGACGGCGGCCGGGCCCCTGTTCCAGCAGCGGCCGTaccccagccccggggccgtgCTCCGTGCCAACGCCGAGGCCTCGCGCGGCAAGGACTGA
- the FTSJ1 gene encoding LOW QUALITY PROTEIN: putative tRNA (cytidine(32)/guanosine(34)-2'-O)-methyltransferase (The sequence of the model RefSeq protein was modified relative to this genomic sequence to represent the inferred CDS: deleted 1 base in 1 codon) — protein MGRSSKDKRDIYYRLAKEGGWRARSAFKLLQLDQRFQLFQGVRRAVDLCAAPGSWSQVLSRHLRGSEGSPAQVVAVDLQAMAPLPGVLQIQGDITKASTAQEIQRHFEGHPADLVVCDGAPDVTGLHDLDEYIQAQLLLAALNITTHVLKKGGTFVAKIFRGKDVTLLYSQLRLFFPDVTCAKPRSSRNSSIEAFVVCRGYSPPEGFVPTMDNPLLDPDAGLALSQLSGPSRVIVPFVACGDLSAYDPDRTYPLQLDPARPYTYVPPPAPPIAPPYAQACRLRRGGGRGPPQGEEGEEPELRDPGVGTPLGVQGAPREEPRARGAACEGEGAEGEGAEGEGAACEELHQLSLLD, from the exons ATGGGCCGCTCCTCCAAGGACAAGCGCGACATTTACTACAGGCTGGCCAAGGAGGGCGGCTGGAGAGCCCGCAGCGCCTTCAAACTGCTGCAGCTCGACCAGCGcttccagctcttccagg GGGTCCGTCGGGCTGTGGATCTTTGTGCCgcccctgggagctggagccAAGTGCTGAGTCGACATCTCAG GGGCTCCgaggggtccccagcacaggtgGTGGCCGTGGATCTCCAGGCCATGGCGCCGCTCCCGGGGGTGCTGCAGATCCAGGGGGACATCACCAAG gCCTCCACAGCCCAGGAGATCCAGCGCCACTTCGAGGGGCACCCGGCTGACCTGGTGGTCTGTGACGGGGCCCCTGACG TGACGGGGCTGCACGACCTGGACGAGTACAtccaggctcagctgctgctggca GCGCTGAACATCACCACCCACGTCTTGAAGAAAGGTGGCACCTTCGTGGCTAAG ATTTTCCGGGGCAAGGACGTGACCCTGCTCTACTCCCAATTGCGCCTCTTCTTCCCTGACGTCACCTGCGCCAAACCCCGCAGCAGCCGCAACTCCAGCATCG AGGCTTTCGTTGTGTGCCGTGGCTACAGCCCCCCCGAGGGCTTCGTGCCCACCATGGACAATCCCCTGCTTGACCCCGACGCGG GCCtggccctgtcccagctctcgGGTCCCTCCCGTGTCATTGTCCCCTTTGTGGCCTGCGGGGATCTGAGCGCCTACGACCCTGACCGCACCTACCCCCTGCAG ctggacCCAGCCAGGCCCTACACCTACgtgcccccccccgccccgcccatCGCC CCCCCCTATGCCCAGGCCTGTCGGCTGCGCCGGGGGGGGGGCCGGGGACCCCcgcagggggaggagggggaggagccGGAGCTGCGGGACCCCGGCGTGGGGACCCCGCTGGGTGTGCAAGGAGCCCCCCGGGAGGAGCCGAGGGCGCGAGGAGCCGCCTGCGAGGGGGAAGGAGCCGAGGGGGAAGGAGCCGAGGGGGAAGGAGCCGCCTGCGAGGAGCTGCACCAGCTCAGTCTCTTGGACTGA
- the PLP2 gene encoding proteolipid protein 2: MESSGSQSCPSTCLAFSRTRKGLVLIGEIILCLLTLICFGASRSGYAGLAAVELVFAALVLLAWGCRLPPRLPLLHWGWTDFTRCVIGAVLFLITSLIVIVGHRDGAGIAGGVFGILAGILLGYDAYITLPTRQGHTAAPTESPDGA, translated from the exons ATGGAGTCCAGCgggtcccagagctgccccagcacctgCCTCGCCTTCAGCCGCACCCGCAAGGGGCTGGTGCTCATCGGCGAGATC ATCCTGTGCCTGCTGACCCTGATCTGCTTCGGGGCATCACGCTCGGGCTACGCGGGGCTGGCCGCGGTGGAGCTGGTGTTCGCCgcgctggtgctgctggcctgGGGCTGCCGCCtgcccccccggctgcccctgCTGCACTGGGGCTGGACC GACTTCACGCGCTGCGTCATCGGGGCTGTGCTCTTCCTCATCACCTCCCTCATCGTCATCGTCGGCCACCGGGACGGCGCCGGCATCGCGGGAGGG GTGTTCGGGATCCTGGCTGGGATCCTTCTGGGATACGACGCCTACATCACCCTACCCACACGGCAGGGCCACACTGCCGCCCCCACTG AGTCCCCAGACGGTGCCTGA